One segment of Falco biarmicus isolate bFalBia1 chromosome 12, bFalBia1.pri, whole genome shotgun sequence DNA contains the following:
- the TTL gene encoding tubulin--tyrosine ligase — protein sequence MYTFVVRDEGSSVYAEVSRLLLGSGQWRRLRRDNPRFNLMLGERNRLPFGRLGHEPGLVQLVNYYRGADKLCRKASLVKLIKTSPELSESCTWFPESYVIYPTNLKTPVAPAQNGIRHLINNTRTDEREVFLAAYNRRRESKEGNVWIAKSSAGAKGEGILISSEAAELLDFIDEQGQVHVIQKYLERPLLLEPGHRKFDIRSWVLVDHQYNIYLYREGVLRTSSEPYNSANFQDKTCHLTNHCIQKEYSKNYGRYEEGNEMFFEEFNQYLMDALNTTLENSILLQIKHIIRSCLMCIEPAISTKHLHYQSFQLFGFDFMVDEELKVWLIEVNGAPACAQKLYAELCQGIVDVAISSVFPLNDTGQKTSQTSSIFIKL from the exons ATGTACACCTTCGTGGTGCGGGACGAGGGCAGCAGCGTGTACGCCGAGGTGAGccggctgctgctgggcagcggGCAGTGGCGGCGGCTCCGGAGGGACAACCCGCGCTTCAACCTGATGCTGGGCGAAAGGAACCGGCTCCCCTTCGGCAGGCTGG GCCATGAACCTGGACTTGTGCAGCTGGTGAATTACTACAGGGGAGCAGACAAGCTGTGCCGCAAAGCATCTCTGGTGAA GCTAATCAAGACAAGCCCTGAACTATCGGAGTCCTGCACATGGTTCCCTGAGTCATATGTGATTTACCCAACAAACTTGAAGACCCCCGTGGCTCCAGCACAGAATGGGATTCGCCATCTCATAAACAACACAAGGACAGATGAGCGGGAAGTTTTCTTGGCAGCTTACAACAGGCGGCGGGAAAGCAAAGAAGGCAATGTGTGGATCGCCAAGTCTTCAGCTGGTGCCAAAG GGGAAGGGATCCTGATTTCTTCAgaggctgcagagctcctggaCTTCATTGATGAGCAGGGACAAGTGCATGTGATTCAGAAATACCTGGAGAGGCCTCTGCTTTTAGAGCCAGGGCATCGCAAGTTTGACATCAG GAGCTGGGTTCTTGTGGATCATCAATATAATATCTACCTCTACAGAGAGGGTGTCCTGCGGACCTCTTCCGAACCATATAACAGTGCTAATTTCCAGGATAAAACCTGCCACTTGACCAATCACTGCATTCAGAAGGAATATTCCAAAAACTACGGGCGGTATGAGGAAGGGAATGAAATGTTCTTCGAGGAGTTCAACCAGTATCTGATGGATGCCCTGAACACAACGCTTGAGAATAGCATCTTACTGCAAATCAAACACATAATAAG AAGCTGCCTTATGTGTATAGAGCCTGCAATCAGCACAAAGCATCTTCACTACCAGAGCTTCCAGCTCTTTGGCTTTGACTTCATGGTGGATGAGGAGCTGAAGGTCTGGCTGATAGAAGTTAATGGGGCCCCAGCATGTGCCCA GAAGCTGTATGCAGAGCTCTGCCAAGGAATTGTGGATGTAGCCATCTCTAGCGTTTTCCCCCTCAACGACACAGGGCAGAAGACAAGCCAGACATCATCGATCTTTATCAAGCTGTGA